In Staphylococcus lloydii, the following proteins share a genomic window:
- the mecA gene encoding adaptor protein MecA: MRIERVDDTTVKLFITYSDIEARGFKREDLWTNRKRGEEFFWNMMEEVNEEEDFVVEGPLWIQVHAFEKGVEVTISKSKNEDLMNMSEEEANEQMDYQVSDILSQTFDQEESLEDLLEQKSEAPNNNSKKQNESKRQNVRTVIVKFNDLEEVINYAYHNNISVSEFEDLLFSLNNEYYYAIYFDKSVDQEVINDSYSQLLEFGSPTDKSEVYLNDYAKVIMSHNVTSQVRRYFTDTVQ, from the coding sequence ATGAGAATAGAGCGTGTTGACGATACAACAGTTAAATTATTTATTACGTATAGTGACATAGAAGCTAGAGGTTTCAAACGCGAAGATTTATGGACTAATCGCAAGCGTGGAGAAGAATTTTTTTGGAATATGATGGAAGAAGTTAATGAAGAAGAAGACTTTGTTGTAGAAGGTCCTTTATGGATTCAAGTTCATGCTTTTGAAAAAGGCGTAGAAGTTACAATTTCTAAATCTAAAAATGAAGATTTAATGAATATGTCAGAAGAAGAAGCTAATGAACAAATGGACTATCAAGTTAGTGATATCTTGTCACAAACATTTGATCAAGAAGAAAGTCTAGAAGATCTATTAGAACAAAAAAGTGAAGCTCCAAACAATAATAGCAAAAAACAAAATGAGTCTAAACGACAAAATGTACGTACAGTTATAGTGAAATTTAATGATTTAGAAGAAGTTATTAATTATGCTTATCATAATAATATTAGTGTTTCCGAGTTTGAAGACTTATTATTTAGTCTTAATAATGAATATTATTATGCAATATACTTTGATAAATCAGTAGACCAAGAAGTTATCAACGATAGTTATAGCCAATTATTAGAATTTGGTTCTCCTACGGATAAATCTGAAGTGTATTTAAATGATTACGCTAAAGTAATTATGAGTCATAACGTGACTTCTCAAGTACGTCGTTATTTCACTGACACAGTACAATAA
- the spxA gene encoding transcriptional regulator SpxA has translation MVTLFTSPSCTSCRKAKAWLQEHDIPYTERNIFSEHLTIDEIKQILKMTEDGTDEIISTRSKTYQKLNVDIDALPLQDLYAIIQDNPGLLRRPIILDDKRLQVGYNEDEIRRFLPRKVRTFQLQEAQRMVD, from the coding sequence ATGGTAACATTATTTACTTCACCAAGTTGCACATCTTGCCGTAAAGCGAAAGCATGGTTACAAGAACATGACATTCCGTATACGGAGCGTAACATTTTTTCTGAACACTTAACAATTGATGAAATTAAACAAATTTTAAAAATGACTGAAGATGGTACAGATGAAATTATCTCTACACGTTCTAAAACTTACCAAAAATTAAACGTGGATATTGATGCACTTCCACTTCAAGATTTATATGCAATTATTCAAGACAACCCTGGATTATTACGTCGTCCAATAATTTTAGACGACAAACGTTTACAGGTTGGTTATAACGAAGACGAAATCAGAAGATTCTTGCCAAGAAAAGTCCGTACTTTCCAATTACAAGAAGCGCAACGTATGGTTGATTAA
- the trpS gene encoding tryptophan--tRNA ligase, with amino-acid sequence METLFSGIQPSGIPTIGNYIGALKQFSDVQDDYNCYFCIVDQHAITVPQDRLKLRKQIRQLAAIYLASGIDPEKSTLFIQSEVPAHVQASWMLTTIASIGELERMTQFKDKSQKQVEGVPAGLLTYPPLMAADIVIYNTNIVPVGEDQKQHIELTRNLVDRFNSRYNDILIKPEIRMPKVGGRVMSLQDPTKKMSKSDDNQKNFISLLDEPNVAAKKIKSAVTDSDGVIKFDREQKPGVTNLLSIYSSLTDESIEDLVSKYKDSNYGTFKADLAEVVKEFLTDFQAKYNDYYNSDKLDDILDDGRDKAHKASFKTLKKMEKAMGLGRKR; translated from the coding sequence ATGGAAACTCTTTTTTCAGGTATCCAGCCTAGTGGTATACCAACAATAGGAAATTATATCGGTGCATTAAAACAATTTAGTGACGTACAAGATGATTACAATTGTTATTTTTGCATTGTTGATCAACATGCCATTACGGTACCGCAAGATCGTTTAAAACTACGTAAACAAATTCGACAACTCGCAGCAATCTATCTAGCATCAGGCATTGACCCTGAGAAATCAACGCTATTTATCCAATCTGAAGTTCCTGCACATGTCCAAGCAAGTTGGATGTTAACGACGATTGCTTCTATAGGTGAGTTAGAACGCATGACTCAATTTAAAGATAAATCTCAAAAGCAAGTTGAGGGAGTCCCAGCAGGCTTACTTACATATCCGCCACTTATGGCAGCTGATATTGTAATTTACAACACAAATATTGTGCCTGTCGGAGAAGACCAAAAACAACATATAGAATTAACACGTAATTTAGTAGACCGCTTTAATAGCCGTTACAATGATATCCTTATAAAACCTGAAATTCGCATGCCAAAAGTTGGCGGTCGTGTAATGAGCTTACAAGATCCAACTAAAAAAATGAGTAAAAGTGATGATAACCAGAAAAACTTTATTTCATTATTGGACGAACCTAATGTTGCAGCTAAGAAAATAAAAAGTGCAGTAACAGACTCTGATGGCGTGATTAAGTTTGATCGCGAACAAAAACCAGGTGTTACGAATTTATTATCTATATACTCTAGTTTAACTGATGAATCTATTGAAGATTTAGTATCAAAATATAAAGATTCAAATTATGGTACATTCAAAGCTGACTTAGCCGAAGTCGTCAAAGAATTCCTTACAGATTTCCAAGCAAAATATAATGACTATTATAATTCAGATAAATTAGACGACATATTAGATGATGGTAGAGACAAAGCACATAAAGCTTCATTCAAAACATTGAAGAAAATGGAAAAAGCAATGGGCTTAGGACGCAAAAGATAA
- a CDS encoding peptide ABC transporter substrate-binding protein produces MKKFKLPIIIIAFITFLAGCSNGDGIYSDKGQVFRKVLPQDMASLDTALVTDTVSFDIFNQVYEGLYTLDKNDKAIPGVAKEMPEKTNGGKTLTIKLRKNAKWSNGEPVTAHDFVYSWRRAINPDTASEYAYIMYDIKNAEEINLGKKKVKDLGVKAVDDHTLKVELTKPIPYIDELFAFGVFMPVNKHAVEKYGEQYGTKASKAVYNGPFKVKDWKVEDKIQLVKNNDYWDKKHVSLDRVNYKILKDQQAGASLYDTGSTDDTTITADQVDKYKDNPALKKRLLASTFFIKLNQKDVPAFKNKKMRLAISQAIDKQGYVDSVKNNGSTAFDGFTSKLTAKTTDGKDFADTIKSPLTYNPKAAKENLEKAKKELGVKEITFKMNTEDTPDAKISAEYIKSQVEKNLPGVTMKIQQLPFKQRVNRELSQNYEASLSGWGPDYPDPLTFLNTMTTGNSQNRTGWSNKEFDKLTKEANGPLLKKPKEREAAMKKAEELLLHDAPVAPIYQKGEAHLTNPQVKGLFYHQIGGDTSLKYVKIDKSINRKTGKKKKDN; encoded by the coding sequence ATGAAAAAATTCAAATTACCAATAATAATAATTGCTTTTATTACTTTCCTAGCGGGTTGTAGTAATGGAGACGGCATTTATTCAGACAAAGGACAAGTTTTTAGAAAAGTACTGCCTCAAGATATGGCTTCATTAGACACTGCTTTGGTTACAGATACAGTTTCATTTGATATTTTTAACCAAGTATATGAAGGTTTATATACATTAGATAAAAATGATAAAGCTATTCCAGGTGTTGCTAAAGAAATGCCAGAAAAAACTAATGGCGGTAAAACTCTTACGATTAAATTGCGAAAAAATGCAAAATGGTCTAATGGTGAACCTGTAACGGCACATGACTTTGTATATTCTTGGAGACGTGCTATTAATCCTGATACAGCTTCAGAATATGCATACATAATGTACGATATTAAAAATGCTGAAGAAATAAATTTAGGGAAAAAGAAAGTAAAAGATTTAGGGGTTAAAGCAGTTGATGATCACACACTAAAAGTGGAATTAACTAAACCTATTCCATATATAGATGAATTATTTGCATTTGGCGTGTTTATGCCTGTTAATAAACATGCTGTAGAGAAATACGGTGAACAATATGGGACTAAAGCGAGTAAAGCAGTTTATAATGGACCATTCAAGGTAAAAGATTGGAAAGTTGAAGATAAAATTCAACTTGTAAAAAATAATGATTATTGGGATAAAAAACATGTAAGCTTAGACCGAGTAAACTACAAAATTCTTAAAGACCAACAAGCTGGTGCTTCTTTATATGATACAGGTTCAACTGATGATACGACTATAACAGCCGACCAAGTAGATAAATATAAAGATAATCCTGCACTTAAGAAACGTTTATTAGCAAGTACATTCTTTATAAAATTAAATCAAAAGGATGTGCCTGCATTTAAAAATAAAAAAATGCGTTTAGCAATTTCTCAAGCTATTGATAAACAAGGCTATGTTGATAGTGTTAAGAATAATGGTTCTACAGCATTTGATGGTTTCACTTCTAAATTAACAGCTAAAACTACAGATGGGAAAGATTTCGCTGATACAATTAAGTCACCATTAACTTATAATCCTAAAGCTGCGAAAGAAAACCTTGAAAAAGCTAAAAAAGAATTGGGTGTGAAAGAAATCACCTTTAAAATGAATACTGAAGATACACCAGATGCCAAGATTTCTGCTGAGTATATCAAATCTCAAGTCGAAAAGAACTTACCTGGTGTAACTATGAAAATTCAGCAATTACCGTTTAAACAAAGAGTTAATAGAGAACTTTCACAAAATTATGAAGCATCATTATCTGGTTGGGGCCCTGACTATCCAGATCCACTTACATTCTTAAACACGATGACAACTGGAAATTCACAAAATAGAACTGGTTGGAGTAATAAAGAATTTGATAAATTAACTAAAGAAGCGAATGGCCCATTATTGAAAAAACCAAAAGAGCGTGAAGCAGCAATGAAAAAAGCAGAAGAATTACTGTTACATGACGCACCAGTCGCACCTATCTATCAAAAAGGTGAAGCGCATCTAACAAATCCACAGGTTAAAGGGTTGTTCTATCATCAAATAGGTGGAGATACTTCTTTAAAATACGTCAAAATTGATAAAAGCATCAATAGAAAAACAGGTAAAAAGAAAAAAGATAACTAA
- a CDS encoding ABC transporter ATP-binding protein, which yields MVNNKETLLEVKNLKQYFNEGKKNEVRAIENISFDIYKGETFGLVGESGCGKSTTGKAIIKLDDISGGEILYEGVDIQKIKNRKDLLKFNKKIQMIFQDPYASLNPRLKVMDIVGEGIDIHKLASSTRERKKRVYDMLETVGLSKEHANRYPHEFSGGQRQRIGIARALAVEPEFIIADEPISALDVSIQAQVVNLLLKLQREHGITFLFIAHDLSMVKYISDRIAVMHFGKIVELGPSDEIYHNPLHPYTKSLLSAIPQPDPDSEKERKRIVYKEDASKNNERSLQEITPNHYVFVTNDEAQNLTAKYTQTQQ from the coding sequence ATGGTCAATAATAAAGAAACTTTACTAGAAGTGAAAAATCTAAAACAATATTTTAATGAAGGAAAGAAAAACGAAGTTCGAGCTATTGAAAATATTTCATTTGATATTTATAAAGGAGAAACATTTGGATTAGTTGGCGAATCGGGTTGCGGGAAGTCAACTACTGGTAAGGCAATCATAAAGCTAGATGATATTTCTGGTGGCGAAATCCTTTACGAAGGCGTCGACATTCAAAAGATTAAAAATAGAAAAGACTTATTAAAATTCAATAAAAAAATTCAAATGATTTTCCAAGATCCATATGCATCGCTAAATCCAAGATTAAAAGTTATGGATATTGTTGGGGAAGGCATCGATATTCATAAATTAGCTTCATCTACTAGAGAACGCAAGAAACGTGTTTATGACATGTTGGAAACAGTTGGTTTAAGTAAAGAACATGCCAATAGATATCCACACGAATTCTCAGGTGGGCAAAGACAAAGAATTGGTATTGCACGTGCATTGGCAGTAGAACCAGAATTTATTATTGCAGATGAACCTATTTCAGCTTTGGACGTTTCTATTCAAGCTCAAGTTGTCAATCTGTTATTAAAATTACAACGAGAACATGGGATTACTTTCTTATTCATTGCGCATGATTTATCAATGGTGAAATATATTTCGGATAGAATTGCGGTAATGCACTTTGGGAAAATAGTTGAATTAGGACCTTCTGACGAGATATATCATAATCCATTGCATCCTTATACTAAATCTTTATTATCAGCGATTCCGCAACCGGATCCAGATTCAGAAAAAGAACGTAAAAGAATCGTATATAAAGAAGATGCATCAAAAAATAATGAACGTTCATTGCAAGAAATAACACCAAATCATTATGTGTTTGTTACTAACGACGAAGCCCAAAATTTAACAGCAAAATATACACAAACTCAACAATAA
- a CDS encoding ABC transporter ATP-binding protein, producing MSERILEVSDLHVSFDIDAGEVQAVRGVDFYLDKGETLAIVGESGSGKSVTTKAITKLFQGDTGRIKKGKIDFLGEDLAKKSEQELIKLRGKDISMIFQDPMTSLNPTMKIGKQVMEPLIKHKNYTKSNAKKRALEILNLVGLPNAEQRFGAYPHQFSGGQRQRIVIATALACEPKVLIADEPTTALDVTMQAQILDLMKELQDKIDTSIIFITHDLGVVANIADRVAVMYGGQMVETGNASEIFYDPKHPYTWGLLSSMPDLTTGSDTELLAIPGTPPDLLHPPKGDAFARRSKFALDVDFKETPPWFKVSPTHFVKSWLLDERAPHVDPPLMVQKRLRSMPNNYDKPQQVERVSFDGQ from the coding sequence ATGTCAGAAAGAATATTAGAAGTGAGCGACTTGCATGTTTCCTTTGACATAGACGCAGGGGAAGTGCAAGCAGTAAGAGGTGTAGATTTTTATTTAGACAAAGGGGAGACTTTAGCTATCGTAGGTGAATCTGGTTCTGGGAAATCAGTAACAACAAAGGCGATAACTAAATTATTCCAAGGAGATACAGGAAGAATTAAAAAAGGTAAGATAGATTTTCTTGGCGAAGACTTAGCTAAAAAGAGTGAGCAAGAGCTTATCAAACTTCGTGGTAAAGATATTTCGATGATTTTCCAAGATCCTATGACTTCATTAAATCCAACGATGAAGATAGGTAAACAAGTAATGGAACCGCTCATTAAACATAAAAATTATACGAAATCAAACGCTAAGAAAAGAGCACTTGAAATTTTAAATTTAGTTGGTTTGCCTAATGCAGAACAACGATTTGGCGCTTATCCGCACCAATTCTCAGGTGGACAAAGACAAAGAATTGTTATTGCAACAGCATTAGCATGTGAACCTAAAGTCCTTATTGCAGACGAACCGACAACCGCATTAGACGTAACGATGCAAGCGCAAATATTAGATTTGATGAAAGAATTACAAGATAAAATTGATACTTCCATCATCTTTATTACACATGATTTAGGTGTAGTAGCGAATATCGCTGACAGAGTAGCAGTTATGTATGGTGGACAAATGGTCGAAACAGGCAATGCGAGCGAGATATTCTATGATCCTAAGCATCCATATACGTGGGGACTGTTATCATCAATGCCAGACTTAACAACTGGTTCTGACACAGAGTTATTAGCTATACCTGGAACGCCACCGGATTTATTACATCCACCTAAAGGGGATGCTTTTGCACGACGAAGTAAATTTGCTTTAGATGTTGATTTTAAAGAAACGCCACCATGGTTTAAAGTGTCACCGACACACTTTGTGAAATCTTGGCTTCTAGATGAACGTGCACCACATGTTGATCCACCATTAATGGTTCAAAAACGTTTGCGTAGCATGCCTAATAATTACGATAAGCCGCAACAGGTAGAAAGGGTGTCGTTTGATGGTCAATAA
- the opp3C gene encoding oligopeptide ABC transporter permease, with protein MAENKNSFENNEPSNAVMANASNAIMAEDFVRSNADIEKEPEIQRESKNFWQDAWSQLKRNKLAVVGMIGLIVIIILALVGPMISSHSYSDQNVQSRNLPPKVPVLDKVSFLPFDGEGAQGVNAYKEAGAKENYWFGTDQLGRDLWTRTWQGTQVSLFIGVVAALLDIFIGVVYGAISGFFGGRLDNIMQRIIEIIASIPNLIVVILFVLIFEPSIWTIILAMAITGWIGMSRVVRGEFLKLKTQEFVLASKTLGSSKTKLIFKHILPNTLGAIVVTSMFTVPSAIFFEAFLSFIGIGVPAPRTSLGSLVNDGRAMLLIHPHELFIPAIILSLLILFFYLFSDGLRDAFDPKMRK; from the coding sequence ATGGCAGAAAATAAAAATAGTTTCGAAAATAATGAACCTTCAAACGCTGTAATGGCAAATGCTTCAAATGCAATTATGGCTGAGGACTTTGTACGTAGCAATGCAGACATAGAAAAAGAACCTGAAATTCAAAGAGAGAGTAAAAACTTTTGGCAAGACGCTTGGAGTCAATTAAAAAGAAATAAACTAGCAGTGGTAGGAATGATAGGGCTTATCGTTATTATTATTTTAGCACTAGTAGGACCTATGATTAGCTCACATAGTTATTCCGATCAAAATGTTCAAAGTAGAAATTTACCGCCTAAAGTTCCTGTGTTAGATAAAGTGTCTTTTTTACCATTCGATGGTGAAGGTGCTCAAGGTGTAAATGCTTATAAAGAAGCCGGAGCTAAAGAAAATTATTGGTTTGGGACAGACCAATTAGGTAGAGATTTATGGACGAGAACTTGGCAAGGAACACAAGTTTCATTATTTATCGGTGTCGTAGCCGCCTTATTAGATATTTTTATTGGGGTTGTCTATGGTGCGATATCTGGGTTCTTTGGAGGTAGGTTGGATAATATTATGCAACGTATCATCGAAATCATTGCATCAATACCTAACTTAATCGTCGTGATTTTATTCGTATTGATATTTGAACCTTCAATATGGACTATTATTTTAGCGATGGCTATTACCGGTTGGATAGGAATGAGCCGTGTCGTACGTGGCGAATTTTTAAAATTAAAAACACAAGAATTTGTATTAGCATCTAAAACATTAGGTAGTTCAAAGACTAAATTGATATTCAAACATATTTTACCTAATACTTTAGGTGCAATAGTTGTAACTTCTATGTTTACAGTGCCAAGTGCGATTTTCTTCGAGGCATTTTTAAGTTTTATCGGTATTGGGGTGCCGGCTCCTAGAACTTCACTAGGGTCGCTCGTAAATGATGGACGTGCAATGTTACTTATTCATCCGCATGAATTATTTATTCCTGCCATTATTTTAAGTTTATTAATATTATTCTTCTATCTATTTAGTGACGGCTTACGCGATGCGTTTGACCCTAAAATGCGTAAATAA
- the opp3b gene encoding oligopeptide ABC transporter permease, which yields MLKYVLKRLGYMVLSLFIIISITFFLMKLMPGSPFNDEKLNDEQKQILNEKYGLNEPVAVQYGHYLKNVVTGDFGNSFQYDNQPVWDLIKPRLVPSMEMGLSAMVIGIVLGLFLGVVAAVRQNTWVDYTATVISVIAVSVPSFVLAVLLQYAFSVRLNWFPVAGWEGFSTAVLPSLALSATVLATVARYIRAEMIEVLSSDYILMARAKGNSTMRVLFGHALRNALIPVITIIVPMLAGILTGTLTIENIFGVPGLGDQFVRSITTNDFSVIMATTILFSTLFIVSIFIVDILYGVIDPRIRVQGGKK from the coding sequence ATGCTTAAATATGTTTTGAAGCGTTTAGGTTACATGGTGTTGTCATTGTTTATTATCATATCAATCACTTTTTTCCTAATGAAGCTTATGCCTGGTTCACCATTTAATGATGAAAAATTAAATGATGAACAAAAACAAATACTGAATGAAAAGTATGGGTTGAATGAACCAGTCGCAGTACAATATGGTCATTATTTAAAAAATGTTGTTACTGGTGATTTTGGTAATTCCTTCCAATACGATAATCAACCAGTATGGGATTTGATTAAACCTAGATTAGTACCATCAATGGAAATGGGACTTTCAGCAATGGTTATTGGTATTGTATTAGGTCTGTTTTTAGGAGTAGTTGCTGCTGTAAGACAAAATACATGGGTAGATTATACAGCCACCGTAATATCAGTTATCGCTGTGTCAGTACCATCATTCGTATTAGCTGTATTATTACAATACGCATTCTCAGTAAGATTGAATTGGTTCCCAGTTGCAGGTTGGGAAGGTTTTTCAACTGCTGTGTTACCATCGTTAGCACTTTCAGCTACTGTTTTGGCTACTGTTGCGAGATACATAAGAGCAGAGATGATAGAGGTATTAAGTTCTGATTATATTTTAATGGCTAGAGCTAAAGGGAACTCTACAATGAGAGTATTATTCGGACATGCGTTAAGAAATGCATTAATACCAGTTATCACAATAATCGTACCTATGTTAGCAGGAATTTTAACAGGGACATTAACAATTGAAAATATATTTGGTGTGCCTGGTTTAGGGGATCAGTTCGTACGCTCAATTACAACAAACGACTTTTCTGTAATAATGGCTACTACAATATTATTTAGTACATTATTCATCGTTTCTATCTTCATTGTAGACATTTTATATGGCGTGATTGATCCACGTATTCGTGTACAAGGAGGTAAGAAATAA
- a CDS encoding DUF3899 domain-containing protein, whose protein sequence is MQLIRKIIIWVLFAPLCSFLIWIFNDKSFINFLNILFYTSAILSIITFVLIIVQDGVFDVTSYGFRKLKYQFSTKKQRTSMSDDDFFNPQQVKKDTYVVASWVKYAFFINLIYFVITIVISFSL, encoded by the coding sequence ATGCAGTTAATTCGTAAAATAATAATTTGGGTTTTATTCGCACCCTTATGCTCTTTCTTAATATGGATTTTTAACGACAAATCTTTTATAAATTTTTTAAATATATTATTTTATACATCTGCCATCTTAAGTATCATTACTTTCGTTCTCATAATTGTGCAAGATGGTGTGTTTGATGTGACAAGTTATGGTTTCCGAAAATTGAAGTATCAATTTTCCACAAAAAAGCAGCGTACATCCATGTCAGACGATGACTTTTTCAACCCCCAACAAGTAAAAAAAGACACTTATGTCGTTGCATCATGGGTCAAATATGCATTCTTTATCAATTTAATTTATTTTGTTATTACTATTGTTATTAGTTTCTCATTATAA
- a CDS encoding MFS transporter, whose amino-acid sequence MGRFFKLSTTLKTRLLADFVLIIASQAIMPFIALYLTSKVNAVFAGTFLIINIIAGFLVTFIGGYIGDNLSRKKILNWAHILYAVSLIILSITVTMDGFGLVIFCITIFLFELLFAASEPIFEAAVMDAIYEDVREYVYQLMYWMFNIGTAIGMMLGALLYLSHKRLLFILFLVAMLISWYLFAKFYQVGQVFKQKDDLTSKFKHFLQSYHVVIKDKYYMILTLGYLMVMMAELSLNSYVVVRLKNQFEPFHVFGFTIDGVRMFTLIMIINTVVVATLTFTVNKMIATTSKKDVFKIGIVLYTLGYAIMTFSNNVWVLCLFAVIATLGELIYSPIQNARRFLMIPHDQRSTYATFNMVSNNGAQILARFGLILGAFLAPWMMSIYVAVVVLIGFILLYYALFMNPNIDDSN is encoded by the coding sequence ATGGGGAGATTTTTTAAATTATCTACAACTTTAAAAACGAGATTGCTTGCCGATTTTGTTCTTATCATTGCGAGCCAAGCTATTATGCCATTTATTGCACTTTATTTAACGAGTAAAGTTAATGCTGTTTTTGCTGGGACATTTTTAATTATTAATATTATCGCTGGCTTTTTGGTCACTTTTATTGGTGGTTATATAGGAGATAATTTATCACGTAAAAAGATATTAAATTGGGCACATATTTTGTATGCAGTAAGTTTAATTATTCTAAGTATAACTGTGACGATGGACGGATTTGGGTTGGTCATATTTTGTATTACGATTTTTCTTTTCGAATTATTATTTGCGGCTAGTGAACCTATTTTTGAAGCGGCCGTTATGGATGCAATTTATGAAGATGTAAGAGAATATGTGTATCAATTAATGTATTGGATGTTTAATATCGGCACGGCTATCGGTATGATGTTAGGTGCGTTGTTGTATTTAAGCCATAAACGTCTGTTATTTATATTATTTTTAGTAGCAATGCTCATAAGTTGGTACTTATTTGCTAAATTTTATCAAGTAGGGCAAGTATTCAAACAAAAAGATGATTTAACCTCAAAATTTAAACACTTTTTACAAAGCTATCATGTAGTGATTAAAGATAAGTATTATATGATATTAACATTAGGTTATTTAATGGTTATGATGGCGGAATTAAGCTTAAATTCTTATGTTGTCGTGAGGTTAAAAAATCAATTCGAGCCATTTCATGTATTTGGATTTACAATTGATGGCGTAAGAATGTTTACATTAATTATGATTATAAATACTGTTGTGGTAGCAACTTTAACTTTTACGGTTAATAAAATGATAGCAACGACTTCTAAAAAAGACGTTTTTAAAATTGGTATCGTCTTGTATACGCTTGGTTATGCTATTATGACATTTTCAAATAATGTGTGGGTACTCTGTTTATTTGCAGTGATAGCAACGTTGGGTGAATTAATTTATTCTCCTATTCAAAATGCGCGTCGTTTTTTAATGATTCCACATGATCAAAGAAGTACATACGCAACGTTTAATATGGTTTCTAACAATGGTGCACAAATATTAGCTAGATTTGGTTTAATACTCGGTGCATTTTTAGCGCCTTGGATGATGTCCATTTATGTTGCAGTGGTAGTATTAATTGGTTTTATTTTGCTATACTATGCCCTGTTTATGAACCCTAATATTGATGATTCGAACTAA
- the fabF gene encoding beta-ketoacyl-ACP synthase II → MSKAQRVVITGVGVLSPIGNDAKTSWENALNGVNGIDKITRIDTDPYNVHLAGELKDFNIENFIEKKEARRMDRFTQYALVAAREAVQDAKLEINEDNANNIGVWIGAGIGGMETFENAHNTLLNKGPRRVSPFFVPMLIPDMATGQVSIDLGAKGPNGSTVTACATGTNSIGEAFKIIQRGDADAMITGGTEAPITDMAIAGFSASRALSTNDDPETACRPFQIGRDGFVMGEGAGIVVLESLESAKARGAEIYAEVVGYGTTGDAYHITAPAPEGEGGSRAMQAAIDDAGIEAKDIQYLNAHGTSTPVGDLTEVQAIKNTFGEASKSLKVSSTKSMTGHLLGATGGIEAIFSALSIRDSRIAPTIHVESPDPECDLDFVPNTAQDLDITYAMSNSLGFGGHNAVLVFKKFGE, encoded by the coding sequence ATGAGTAAAGCACAACGTGTCGTTATTACTGGTGTGGGCGTATTATCACCAATCGGTAATGATGCCAAAACTTCTTGGGAAAATGCTTTGAATGGCGTTAACGGAATAGATAAAATAACTCGAATTGATACAGATCCTTATAATGTACATTTAGCAGGTGAATTAAAGGATTTCAATATTGAAAACTTCATTGAGAAAAAAGAAGCGAGACGTATGGACCGTTTCACTCAATATGCATTAGTTGCGGCTAGAGAAGCGGTACAAGATGCTAAGTTAGAAATTAATGAAGATAATGCTAACAATATCGGTGTTTGGATTGGTGCTGGTATTGGCGGCATGGAAACGTTCGAAAATGCACATAATACATTATTAAATAAAGGACCTAGACGTGTAAGTCCTTTCTTCGTTCCAATGTTAATTCCAGATATGGCGACAGGACAAGTGTCTATAGATTTAGGCGCTAAAGGACCTAACGGTTCAACTGTTACAGCTTGTGCAACTGGGACTAACTCAATTGGTGAAGCATTCAAAATTATACAACGTGGCGACGCTGATGCAATGATTACAGGTGGTACTGAAGCGCCTATTACTGATATGGCAATAGCTGGCTTTAGTGCTAGTCGTGCATTATCAACAAACGATGATCCTGAAACTGCTTGTAGACCATTCCAAATTGGTCGTGATGGCTTCGTTATGGGCGAAGGCGCTGGAATAGTCGTACTTGAATCATTAGAATCTGCTAAAGCAAGAGGTGCAGAAATCTATGCAGAAGTCGTAGGTTATGGTACTACAGGAGATGCTTATCATATTACTGCACCTGCACCAGAAGGTGAAGGCGGTTCACGTGCTATGCAAGCAGCAATTGACGATGCTGGTATCGAAGCGAAAGATATTCAATATTTAAATGCACACGGAACGAGTACACCAGTAGGTGACTTAACAGAAGTACAAGCAATTAAAAATACATTCGGTGAGGCATCTAAATCACTGAAAGTTAGTTCAACAAAATCAATGACTGGTCACTTATTAGGTGCAACAGGTGGCATTGAAGCAATTTTCTCAGCATTATCTATTAGAGATAGTCGTATTGCGCCAACGATTCATGTTGAATCACCTGACCCAGAATGTGATTTAGACTTTGTGCCTAACACAGCACAAGACCTAGATATTACTTATGCTATGAGTAACAGTCTTGGCTTTGGTGGACATAATGCTGTATTAGTATTTAAAAAGTTTGGCGAATAA